The Acidimicrobiales bacterium genomic sequence CGTCCCGGTGAACGCCGAGGGCGAAGCCACCATGGTCACCACGGCGCTGGCCGCCGGTGAGCGGTCGTTGACCGCCCGCTACTTCGGTGGCTTCGCCGTCCCGTCCACCACCTCTGATGTGGTGGCTCTGACGGTCGTGCCCATCGACTGCGCGCCGTTCGTCGGGGCGGGCAACGGCAACGTGGTGCGCCTGGTGTACATGGATCTGCTCCACCGCTGCCCCGACCAGGCCGGCTTCGACCACTGGAAGGCCCGACTCGACACGGGCACGCCGCGCGCCGTCTTCGCCCGCGCCATCTCCAGTTCGGCCGAGGCCCGCGGGGTCATCGTGGATGACGCCTACGAGATGATGCTGGGTCGCCAACCCGATGTTCCGGGCCGGGCCTACTGGGTGCAGTGGTTGGGGGAGAACGGCCGGTATGACGCGCTGGTCGCCAGCCTCGGCGGGTCGGAGGAGTTCTGGCGGCTCGCCGGGAGCACCGACGAGGGCTTCGTCGAGCGGGTGTACCAGCGGATCCTGCTGCGGGCCGCGGACCCCGACGGCCTCGCCTACTGGGTGGGTCGTCTCGAGGGTGGCATGGCGCGTCGGGCTCTGGTGAGTCGCTTGGTGAACCTGGATGAGCCGTTGGGTCGCCTGGTGGACGATTCCTACGCCGAGATCTTGGACGGGGTGCCGACCAGCGCGGAGCGTTCGGAGGGGATCGCCTACCTGCGCGCCACCGGGAGCCGGTCTGGCCTCCACGCCCGGTTGATCGGCAGCCAGGCGTTCCAGGACCGCGCTCAGGGGCTTCCCAACTTCGATTGACGCCAGCTCTGCTGATCGGGTCCGCCTCCCTGAGGCGGTCCCGATCAGCGTTCGGTGCACCGGCCTGTCGTGCGGGTGCACCGGTTGAGCCCGGGTTGCTCTTCCTGCCGGGAGCGAACCGATCAGGCTCACAGCTCGACCGCCCGCACCCGTCCCCCCGGGTGCGGGCGGTCGCGGTTCTGCCCCATGCCATCGGTCCGTTCGGACCTGTGCCACGCTCGGGGTGTGGCCGAGGTCTCCGATCCCGACGACGACCGCCAGCGAGCGGAGGTGCCGGCGGCCACCGGGGCCGGGCCGGGCACCAGCCGGCGAGCGGTGCTGGCCGGGGGGTTGGCCGGGGCCGGGGTGGCCGCGGCGGTGGGGTTGGCCCTGGGGCGCGACGGGGAGACGGAGAGGCCGGCGCCGTTGCCGGCGGGCACGCCGCCCGGGGGGTGGCGGGACGCCAGCCGGGACCACGGGGCCCGGGGCACCGGCGAGGGCGACGACCGGGCCGCCCTGCAGGACGCCATCGACGGCGCCGCCAGCGGGGGGACGGGACGGGCCCGGGGCGGCGTGGTCCACCTGGGGCCCGGCGTCTACCCCATCAGCGGGAGCCTGCACCTGCGCACCGGCGTGACGCTGTGGGGGGCGGGGCCGGCCACCGTGATCCGGCTCCTGCCCGGGCCTGACGAGCCGGCCATCGTCATCGAGAGCGACGCCGACGGCACCCCCGTCTCCTACGCCGCGGTGCGCAGCCTGACCCTGGACGGCTCCACCGGTGACCAGAGCAAGGGCCGCCACGGCATCGCCATCCGCAGCGACAACAGCGGGTCGCGCACGCCCTACACCGGCAGCGACTCCTTCCCCCTGGTGGCCGACGTGTGGGTCGTCTACTTCGGGGGCCACGGCCTGGCCATCGGCGTCGACCCCGAGGGGGGCACGGCCAACGTGCGGGGCGCCCGCGGCGATCGGGTCACCGTGTTCGAGTGCGCCAAGGCGGCCGAGGGCGGCGACCGGGCCGGCATCTTCGTGGCCGGCTCCGACGGGTCGTTCGTGGCCTGCGACGTGGCCGGGTGCGGGGGCCCGGGCTTCGACGTGGTCCGGGCCAACAACCGCTTCGACGGGTGCAAGGCCTACTTCAACCGGACCGAGTTCCGCATCACCGGCTCACGCAACCAGCTGGCCAACTGCCAGGCCCAGGACGGCTTCGGCGACGGCTTCGTCCTGGGCGACGGGGGGGAGCCGGTCCGAGGCCTGTCCCTGGCCGGGTGCCAGGCCGACTCCAACGCCGGGGCCGGCTTCCGCCTGGACAGCGTGGAGGCCTCGTCGCTCAGCGGCCTCACGTCGTTCGTGCGGGAGGGCGTCGAGCCCGGCGGCCCCGGGGTGGTCATGGCCGGCACCAGCCGGTGCCTGGTGTCGGGGACGGTGGACGGCTTCCCCACTGCGGTCGAGGGCCGCAACGCCGACGGCACCACCCACCTGGTGACCTGATCGCAGTCGGACACGTCCGCCCTGCCCCGCCGGTGGACGCTCACCGTCTCTCGCCCGACCGGGCGAGGGGGACGCGAGAAGGCCGGGCCCCGAGGGGCCCGGCCTCCTGTTCGCTGATCGGCCCACCCTCACGACGGGTCGGGCCGGGGGATCAGCTCGCCGGCATCAGCACCGTGTCGATGAGGTGCACGGTGGCGTTGGCGGTGGCCACGTTGCCGCACACCACGGTGGCGTCGCCGTTGATGGTGAAGGTGTCGCCCTCGCCCTCGATGGTGTCGGTGGCGCCGTTGAGGGCGGTGACCTCGCCGGCGGCGATCAGCTCGTCGATGTCCATCTTCCCCTCCACCACGTGCATCTGGAGGACGTCGGTCAGGGTGTCCATCTGCTCCGGGTCGGTGGTCAGGCTCTCGACCGTGCCCTCGGGCAGGGCCTCGAAGGCCGAGTTGATGGGGGCGAAGATGGTGTACTCGGCCGAGGTGTCGTTGAGGGCGTCGCCCAGATCGGCGGCGGTCACCGCGGCGACGAGGGTGGAGAGCAGGGGGTTGTTGCTGGCCGCGGTGGCGGCCGGGTCCTGGGCCATGCCGGCGCTGCTGCCGTCACCGTCGGCGGGGATCTCCGAGCAGGCAGCGCCCACCGGCTCGGCCACGTCGCCGCTCATGTCGTCACCGGACATGTCGTCGCCGGCCGTGGTCTCGGAGCCGGAGTCGCCAGCGGTGGTGGCGGCGTCGTCGGACTGCTCGGTGGTGTCGCCGGCGCTGGTGTCGTCGCCACCGTCGTCACCGCAGGCCGCGGCGACCAGGGACAGGCAGGCCAGCAGGGCCAGGAGGGAGAGCAAGGGCTTCTTGGTACGCATGGGGAGGGGTTCCTCTCGAGGGTGGGGGGCGACCTCTGGTCACATCCGGCGTCCCCGTCGGGGGGCGCTGGGGTGGGTTCGGGGCTCGACACGCCGCGGATGGGTCCGGGGCGGATGTCGGGGCTCGACGCCTCAGTCCCCGATGGTCATGCGGACCTTGTGCCACCCCGTGGCCCCGCTGGGCAGGGGGGCGCGGCGCTCCTCCGGCTGGGTCTCGCCGCGGCCGTCGGTGGCCCGCACCTCCAGGGTGTGGCCCCCAGGAGGGGCGTCGTCCCAGCGGTGGGTCCACTGCCGCCAGGTGTCCTTGTTCAGCTCGTCGGACAGCTCCACCTCGATCCACTCCTCGCCGTCGATGCGCAGCTCCACCTTCTCGATGCCCCGGGTCTGGGCCCAGGCCACGCCGCCGATCATGAGGGTGCCGGCCGGGTACGTCTTCAGGCTGCGGGGGGTGTCGATGCGGCTCATGGTGCGGATGGGGGCCTGCTCGGCGTAGCCCCGGGGCACCCAGTAGCTGTCGAAGGCGTCGAAGGTGGTCAGCTCCACCTCGACCAGCCACTTCACCGCCGAGAGGTAGCCGTAGATGCCCGGGGTGACCAGCCGCACCGGGTAGCCGTGGCTGAGGGGGAGGGGTTCGCCGTTCATGCCCACGGCCACGATGCAGTCGCGGTCGTACGCCGCCTCCAGGGGGAAGCCGCCGGTGTAGCGGTCCTGGGAGCGGCCCACGATCTGGTCGGCGCCGGCCCGCACCCCGGCCTCGTCCAGCAGGTCGCGCAGGGGGAAGCCCAGCCACCGGGCGTTGCCCACCAACTTGTCGCCGATCTGGTTGGAGATGCAGGTGAGGGTGATGTCGTACTCCTGGAGCTCGCGTCCCACCAGCTCCTCCCAGGTGATGTCCAGCTCGTCGTCGACCATGCCCGTCACCTTCAACCGGTAGCTGTCGGTGGTCAGCTGCGGGATCCGCAGGGCGGTGTCGATCCGGTAGAAGTCGCGGTTGGGGGTGATGAACGGGGCCACGCCCTCGGGGTTCGGGGCCACCGCCCGGGTCACCGGGGCGAGCGGGTCGGCCGGGCGGGGCAGGGTGAGAGCGGCACGATCGGCGGCGGCCGAGCTCCGGCCCTGGAGGCGGCGGCCGGCGGCGGCGGCCGCCCCGGCCAGGACCACGGTGGTCCCCGCCCCGATCAGGAACCGGCGCCGGGGCGGGAGCTCGTCCGGCGGGCGGACGCCGGGCTCGCCGGCCACCAGCACGCCGGTGACGGCCGGGGCGCGGTCCGGGTCGTCGGCCCCACCGCCGGGGCCCGGGAGGATGGGCCCGGTGTCGGTGGTGGACGGCGCCGCCCCGGCCTCCCCTGCCGTGGCCTCGACGCCGGCCCGGGGGGGCAGGGCCGGAGGGCACAGCACGGCGATCACGCCCACCGCCGCCATCGCCCCCAGCAGCGATGGCCACACCGCCAGGACCAGGGAGATGGCCTCCTGGCGGCGGGTGGCCAGGACGCCGAGCAGGGCCACCGCAGCCACGATGCCGGCCGCCATCTTGGGGAGGCGCCGGGCCAGAGGGCCCAGGGCCATGCCCAGGAGGAGGAGCAGGACCAGCGTGCCGATGATCAGGGCCGGCTTGTCGTTGGTGCCGAAGGTGTCGATGGCGAAGTCCTTCATGGGCTTCGGGGCCCGGTCGATCACCTCGCCCCCCACGGCCACCACCGGCGACCCGGCCGAGGTGACGATCCCGCCCACCAGCTCGCCCACCGCCACCCCGGACGCCGCGGCCAGCAGGCCGGCCAGCACGGCCCGCCCGGTGCCCGGCGAGGGGCGGAGCCGGGCCAGGCGGGGGTGGGCGGGGTCGGGGCGCGGAGAGGTCACGTCCGGGGTTCGTGGCCGCCGGCCCGGCGGACTGGCCGTGTCGACCGTCGGCTAGCGCAGGCGCCAGGGGCGGGGGGCGGCCCCGGTGGCCAGGGTGGCCACCCGGACGGCGGCCTCGGCCTCGGCCTCGGGCGACCGGTGGCGGTTGGCCACCGCCCAGGCCGTGGCCCACAGGGCCCACACCTCGTCCAGGCCCTGGTCCCGGGCCACCTCGGTGAGGGGAGCGCCGTAGGCCGTGTCGAAGGCGGCCCGGTCCGAGGGGGGCCGCCCGTACCAGCGGGTGCCGGCGACGGTGGGGGCGGCGTCGTAGGCCCGCGGCCCCCAGCCGGCCAGCTCCAGGTCGATGGCCACCGGGCCGTCCCGGCCGACGATGGCGTTGCCGGCGTGCAGGTCGCCGTGGACGACGGCGCCGGCGCGCAGGTGGTCGGCTCCGGCTCCGGTGGTGGCGGCGTCGGCACCGCCCATCGCCTCGGCGGCGTCCCGCCAGACGTCCTCCAGGCGGGTGGCCTGGCTGCGGAGGACGGCCAGCTCGCCCTCGCCGGTGGCGCCCACCTCGACGGCCACGGCCACCTGGGCCAGGGCCGCGCCCACCGGGTCGCAGAGGGTGATGCCCCGGGGGTCGAGGCCGCTGGTCGAGCGGTGGAAGCGGGCGGCCAGGGCGCCGAGGGTGGCCGGGGCGACCTCGGCCGCGGGGTCGACGGGCGCCACCTCCCGCCACGCCGTCACGGCCCAGCCGTCGATCAGGGCCGGGCCGGCCAGGCACCGGGTGGCGGGGACCCCGGCGTCGGCCAACAGCCCGGCCATGGCCACCTCCCGGCGGGGTCCGTCCAGCCCGTCGGGGCCGGCCACGGTCAGCACCCGCGAGGCCGGGAAGCGCACCACGTGGCGGCTGGCCGCCCGGATCTCCTGAGCGTCCTCGGGGTCGAGGCCGAAGGTGGCGGCCAGCGCGTCGAGGCCCGGCGGGGGAGCGCCCGCAGGCACGCCGGCCGGGCCGTCGGCCGGGCCACCGTCGGGCGGGCCGGGGCTCACGTCAGGGGGCCGACCGGGAGCGGATCCAGTCCTCCACGATGCGGCCCAGCACCGGCAGGCTCACCGTCGACGAGCCGAGCACGGCGTCGTGGAAGCCCTTGATGTCGAAGGCGTCGCCCAGGGCCTCGGTGGCGTGCTGGCGCAGGCGCAGGATCTCCCGCTGCCCGATCTTGTAGCTCAGGGCCTGGCCGGGGATGGCCAGGTAGCGGTCGACCTCGACGGTGATCTCGTCGACGCCGACCGGCATGTGGGCGGCCATGAGGTCCACGGCCTGCTGGCGGGTCCAGCCCAGGGCGTGCATGCCGGTGTCGACCACCAGGCGGCAGGCCCGCCAGGCGTCGTTGACCAGCATCCCGATGCGGTCGAGGTCGCTGGCGTAGAGGCCCATCTCGTCGGCCAGCCGCTCGGTGTAGAGGGCCCAGCCCTCCACGAAGGCGGTGTGGCCGAAGCTGAAGCGCTGGAAGGCGGGCAGGTCCGACAGCTCCGAGGCGATGGCCAGCTGGAGGTGGTGGCCGGGGATGGCCTCGTGGTAGGCCACCGAGGCGGTGTCGAAGCGGTTGCGCTCGCCGGCGTCGTGGGTGTTCACGAAGTAGGCGCCGGAGCGGCTGCCGTCGGCCGCCGGGGGGAAGTAGTAGGCGGCGGGGGCGTCGGCGGCCAGCACCCCGGGCACGGCCTTCACCTCGCAGCGGTCCACGGGCAGGCGACCGAACCAGTCGCCCATGGCCGCCTCGGCCGCGGCCACGCATCGCCGGGCGTCGTCCAGGGGCTCGTCGGGGCGGTCCGGGTCGTAGCGCAGGGCCGGGTCGCTGCGGAGCCGTTCGAAGATCTCGGCCCGGTCGGTGGTGCCGAACAGGCGGTGGCCGACCTCGGCCGTCCGCTCGTCGACCTGGGCCAGCTCGTCCAGGCCCGTCTGGTGGACGGCCCCGGGGTCGAGGTCGAGTCCGGTGTTGGACCGGATGAGGAAGCGGTACAGCTCGTCGCCGCCCGGGAGGTGGCTCAGGCCCGAGGAGTCGTCGGGCCGGGCTGCCGGCAGCAGCTCGGTGCGCAGCACCTCGGCGTAGCGGGCGAAGGCGGGCCGCACCACGTCCTGGACCGCGGCCCGGAGGTCGGCCCGCCAGGCGTCCTCGCCGTCCCAGCCCTCCGGCCCGGGGAAGGTGGTGAAGGGGTCGCTCTCCAGGGGCGAGGCCAGGTAGCCGTCGACCTGGTTCAGGGCTCGGGTGACCACGATGCGGGGCGGGGTGCGGCCCGAGGCCAACCCGGCCCGGAAGCGCTCCACCGCCCCGTCGAGGAGCTGGTCGGTCTTGCGGTGGCGTTCCACCAGGTCGAGGGCGTTCTGGGGCTCGGGCGCGTTGACCTGGGGGGCGGCGGTCAGGAGCCCGGTGGCCACCCCGTCCATCTGGTCGTAGCGCAGCTCCACCGTGCGATGGGCGATGTGGCCCAGGGCGTCGTCCAGGGTCTCGATCAGGAGGTCGCGGGTGACCCGGTCGGGGAGGCCCATCTCGTCGGTGGGCAGCTCGGCCACCCGGGCCCGCAGGTCCTGCCACCGGGCCTCCAGCTCGCTCTCGGCGGTGACGCTGACGTCCTCGATCTCGGTGTCGAAGCGACGGTCCCCGAGGAACGTGGCGTAGCTGGGCGCGACCCGCATGAGGGCCTCCCAGTACTCGTCGGCGAGGGCCCGGAGGGTGGAGGCGGTGGCGTCCGGCATCGCCCCATCATGCCCCGGTCTCCGGGACCGTCCGCTCAGGCGCCGCGGATGCCCCGGAGGCCGGCCCAGGCCAGGTTGGCCACCCGGTGGGCGGTGGCATCCGGGTCCGGGTCGGGGACGGTGTCGGTGAGGGCGTGGCGGCTGGTCACCTCGGCGATGCCCACGATGCCCCGGGCCAACAGGAGCCGGTCGGGCTCGGACAGGCCCTCCACGTCGATCAGCGCGGCCACGGTGTGGGCGAAGGCATCCTCCACCCGTACCAGGGCGTCGGTCAGGTCCCGGTCGCGGCGGCTGTCGGCCATGAACAGCAGGCGGAAGGCGTCGCGGTGCTCGCTCACGAAGCGGAAGTAGACCCGGAACCCGGCCTCGACCTGCTCCCGGGGCGAGTCGGCGTCCGCGGTGGCCTTGAGCACGGCGCTGGCCAGCCGGTCGGCCACGTCGTCGACCAGCTCCCGGTACAGGGCCCGCTTGGACCGGAAGTGCTGGTACAGCACCGGCTTGGTGACCCCGGCGGCCTCGGCCACCCGATCCATCGACACGCCGTGGTAGCCCTGATCGGCGAACTCGGCCTGGGCGACGTCGAGGAGTTGGCGGCGCCGGGCCGCGGCGGGGAGGCGGGGCGCCATGGCGGCACGCTACCGGCTGGTGCGGCCCGGCTCGGGTCCGGGGAACGGGGTGAGGGTGGCGGCCGGGGGCCCGGCCCGGCCCCGCCGATGGGCGGCCCGGGAGCCGTCGGCGCTCAGTGCTGGTGGGTGATGACCGAGCGGGCGACCTCGCCCGACTGCATGGCCTCGAAGGCCCCGTTGATGTCCTCGATGGAGATCTCGCGGCTGATGAGCTCGTCCAGCTTGAGCTCGCCGTCCTGCCACAGGCCGATGAGCTTGGGGACATCGCGCTGCACGTCGGCCGAGCCGTACCAGCAGCCCTTGATGGTCTTGTTCAGGTACAGGAACGTGAAGGCGGCGTTGAACGTGAGCATCACGTCCAGGGGGGGCACGCCCACCAGGATGGCCTCGCCCCCGGGGCGCAGCATGTCCACGGCCTGGGTGATGGTGGCCTGGAGGCCGATGACCTCGAAGGCGGCGTGCACGCCCTTCTGGGTCAGCGACATGACCTGGCCCACGGTGTCGCCGTCGTCGGGGTTCACCAGGTCGGTGGCCCCGAACTGCTTGGCCATGTCCAGCTTGGAGGCGAACTTGTCGATGGCGATGATCCGCTCGGCGCCGGCGATGCGGGCCCCCTGGATCACGTTGAGGCCCACGCCCCCGCAGCCGATGACGGCCACCGTGTCGCCCGGGCGGATGTCGGCCGTGTTGAGGGCGGCGCCCACGCCGGTGAGGACGCCGCAGCCGATGAGGGCGGCGATGTTCAGGGGCACGTCGGCGGGGATCTTGACCGTGCTGATCTCGGGGACGATGGCCTGCTGGCCGAACGTGCCCAGCGAGGCCATCTGGTGGAGGGCGGCCCCGCCCGAGGTCAGGCGGGTGGTGCCGTCCAGCATGCCGGCCGCGGCCGCGGTGGCGGCCTGGTCGCACAGGTAGGGCTGGCCCCGGCGGCACGGGCCGCACTCGCCGCAGCGGGGGACGAAGGACAGCACCACGTGGTCGCCGGGGGCGACGGTGCTGACGCCCTCGCCCACCTCCTCGACCACGCCGGCGCCCTCGTGGCCCAGCACGATCGGGGTGGGCAGGGGGATGGTGCCGTTCTGGACCGACAGGTCGGAGTGGCAGACGCCGGAGGCCTCCACCCGCACCCGCACCTCGCCGGGGCCGGGCGGAGCCAGCTCGACGTCGTCGCGGATCTCCAGCGGGGTTCCCACACCGGTGAGCACGGCGGCCTTCATGAGCGTCTCCTCGTGACGAGAACGGGGCCCGGACCCTAGCTCAGGAAACTGACCGGTGGGTCAAGTGCGGTCCGCCGGGCCGGCGTAGGCTGGCGGCCCCGTCGCCCGGAGGTTGCCGTGCCCGTCGTCCCCGAGATCCAGGCCCTGCTCGACCAGCTGGCGGCCAACCCCATCGACATGACCGCGGTCAGCCCCGGGGCCATGCGGATGATGTACAAGGTGGTGGCCTCGGCCCGGGGGGAGACGATCGAGGTCGGCGCGGTGGAGGGCCGCGACCTGGACGGGCCCGGGGGCCCGCTGCCGGTGCGCGTCTACCGGCCCGAGGGCGAGGGCCCCGCCCCCGTCCTGGTCTGGTACCACGGCGGCGGTTGGGTCATCGGCGACGTCGACACCTCGGATGCCACCGCCCGTCGCCTGTGCGCCGAGGCCGGGGTGGTGGTGGTCTCGGTCGAGTACCGCCTGGCCCCCGAGCACCCCTACCCGGCCGGCCCCGAGGACGCCTGGGCCGCCCTGTCGTGGGTGGCCGGCCACGCCGCGGAGATCGGCGGCGACCCCGAGCGGCTGGCCGTGGGGGGCGACTCGGCCGGCGGCAACCTGGCCGCCCTGGTCGCCCTCCGGGCCCGCGACGAGGGCGGGCCCGTCCTGCGCCACCAGCTCCTCGTGTACCCGGCCACCGACCTGGCCATGGGCCACCCCTCCATCCGGGAGAACGGCGAGGGGTACTTCCTCACCGAGGCGTCCATGCTGTGGTTCGCCGACCACTACCTGGGGGCCGACCGCCAGCACGGCGACCCGGCCTCACCGGCGGTGTCGCCGCTGCGGGCCGAGGTGGCCGGCGTGGCCCCGGCCCAGGTGCTGACGGCCGAGTACGACCCGCTCCGCGACGAGGGCGACGCCTACGCCGCCCACCTGGCCGAGGCCGGCGTGCCCGTCGACCACGTCTCCCACCCGGGCCTGATCCACGGCTTCTTCAGCATGGGCTCGTTCTCCCCCGACGCCGACAAGGCCACGGCGGCGGCCATCGACCGCCTCCGCACCGCCCTCCACACCGAGGCCTGAGCCGCCCCTGCGGATCGGCTCGCCCGGCCGGCTACCAGCTGCCCTCGCGGTCGGCGCGGTCGGCGGCCCGGACGGCGTAGCCGAAGACGATGGCCGGGGCCAGGACGATCGAGCCCACCACCAGGCTGGTGACGATGAGGTTCACGACCCACCCGGCGAACCCGACCGCGAAGCCGACCACGAAGGCGACCACGGCCACGCCGAAGAGGCCGTAGCCGGCGCCCTGCCCGAGGCTGACCCACCGCTCGATGCGGCGCCTCCGCTCCATCACGGGATCCTCCGCGCCACGCTCGTCGCTGCCCTCTGCGGCCATGGCGGCGACGTTACCCAGGGACCGGGCTCGGGCCGCGGGCCGGCTCAGTGGTTGAGGGTGGCGTGGATGTCCTTGGTCGCCTTGTAGGTGGCCAGGAAGGCGTCGTAGAGCTCGTCGTAGACCTGGCCGGCCTCGGGGTCGGGGGTGAACTCGCGCTCGACTGCGACCAAGCCGTCGAGGTCGTCCACGGTCAGGCGGCCCAGGGCCACCGCCGCCACCAGGGCCACCCCTCGGGTGCCGGCGTGCTGGTAGTCCTCCACCCGTCGGATGGGGCGCTGGAGCACATCGGCGTGGATCTGGCACCACAGGTCGGAGCGGGCCCCGCCCCCGATGACCACGATGGGCCCCAGGGGCGACTTGGTGAACGCCTCCACCACCTGGAGCAGCCACCGGGAGTTGTAGGCCACGCCCTCCAGGATGGAGCGGAGCATGTCGGCCCGGTCATGGGCCAGGCTCAGGTTGGTCCAGCCGCCCCGGATGGTGTGGTCGTCGACGGGGGTGCGCTCGCCGTTGAGCCACGGCAGGTAGATGAGCTTCCTGCTGCCGGGCGGTGCGGTGGCCGCCACCTCGTTCAGCTCGTCCAGGTCGCCCACCAGCTTCAGCTGGTCGCGGGCGTGGAGCAGGCAGGCGCCGGCCGCCTCGTGCTCGTTGGCCAGGAAGTACTTGCCCGGCAGGGCGGCCGGGAAGGCGGCCATGTTGTGGCGGATGTCGGTGCGCTTGACCGGCAGGTGGAAGCTGAGCCACGACGACGTGCCCAGGTACAGGTGGGGCTCGTAGTCCTTGACCGCCCCGCAGCCCACCACCGCGGCGTGCACGTCGCCCATCGCCGTGGTCACCGGCAGGCCGGCGGCGATGCCCCAGTCAGCGGCCACCTCGGCCAGCAGCTCGCCCACCACCGTGGCCGACGGGACCAGCGGGGGCAGCTTGGCCTTGTCCAGCCCGGTCCAGGACAGGAGCTGGGGGTCGTAGCGGATGGCCTCGCGGTCGCGGTTGTCGGTGAGCCAGTGCAACACCGCGCAGTCGTGCGAGGTCACCGCCTTCCCGGTGAGCCGCAGGTTCAGGTAGTCGGCCGGCTCCAGGAACCGCTCGGTGGCGGCGTAGACGTCGGGGCGCTGGTCCTTGAGCCAGAGGATGTGGGCCAGGGAGTCCTTGCCCGAGTGGCTGGGGGCCCCGCCGGTGAGCTGCAGCCACTTGGCCAGGCGCCGGGGGTCGTAGCCCATGACGTTGATGCGGCCGCTGACCGCCTTGGCCACCTGGGGGGCGCCCCGGCTGTCCATCCAGATGATGGAGTTGCCGATGGCCTTGCCGTCGGCGTCGACGGCCACCGTGCCCGACCAGTGGCAGGTGACGGCGACGGCGATGAGCGAGGCGGCCTCGTCGGGGGCCTTGGCCACCAGGCGCCCGATGCCGCGGGTGATGGCGGCCCACCAGTCGTCGGGGTCCTGCTCGGCCCCGTCGGGCGGGTCCAGGATGAGCCGGGTGGTCTCGATCTCGTGGGCCACCACCTTGCCCCGCAGGTCCACGAAGGCCACCTTGGGCCCCCCGGTGCCGAGGTCGATGGCGAGGATGTGGTCGGCGGTCACGGTGTCCCCCGGGGCGGGCTGGTGCAGGGCCGGCCAACCCTACGCGCCGTGCCCGACCCGGCTCCGGCCCTCGTCGCCGGGCCGGGCCGGTAGCGTCCCGGCCCGTGGACTCGCCCTCGCCGGACATCCGGGCCGAGGTGGTCGACGGGGTGGCCCGCCTGACCATCGACCGGCCCGAGGTGCGCAACGCCCTCTCGTGGGACGCCATCGCCGCCCTCCGCCACCTGGTGGCCGCCTGCCGGGACGACCCCGCGGTGCGGGTGCTGGTCCTGACCGGGGCCGGCGACCGGGCCTTCTGCTCCGGCGCCGACCTGGGGGGGATGGCCACCGGGGCCGATGCCGACCCGGCCGCCGTCCACGCCGCCCGGGGCGAGCTGGCCGGCCTGTTCACCGACCTGTGGGCCGTGGGCAAGCCCACCATCGCCCGGGTGCGGGGCTACGCCCTGGCCGGCGGCTTCGGCCTGGCCCTGGCCTGCGACCTGGTGGTGTGCGCCGAGGACGCCACCTTCGGCACGCCGGAGATCGACGTCGGCCTGTGGCCCCACATGATCACCGTCCCGCTGGTGCGGTCCATGCCCCCCAAGCGGGCCCTGGAGCTGATGATGACCGGCCGCCGGGTGGACGCGGCCGAGGCCGAGCGCATCGGCTTCGTGCACCGGGTGGTCCCGACCGACGAGCTGGACGCGGCCACCGACGAGCTGGCCGCCACCCTGGCCGCCAAGTCGCCCACCGCGCTGCGCCTCGGGCGCGACGCCTTCTACGCCACCTGGGACATGGCCGCGGCCGATGCCCTGGCCGCCCTCCACCCGCTGCTCACCGTCACCGCCGCCACCGCCGATGCCGCCGAGGGCCTGGCCGCC encodes the following:
- a CDS encoding glycosyl hydrolase family 28-related protein is translated as MAEVSDPDDDRQRAEVPAATGAGPGTSRRAVLAGGLAGAGVAAAVGLALGRDGETERPAPLPAGTPPGGWRDASRDHGARGTGEGDDRAALQDAIDGAASGGTGRARGGVVHLGPGVYPISGSLHLRTGVTLWGAGPATVIRLLPGPDEPAIVIESDADGTPVSYAAVRSLTLDGSTGDQSKGRHGIAIRSDNSGSRTPYTGSDSFPLVADVWVVYFGGHGLAIGVDPEGGTANVRGARGDRVTVFECAKAAEGGDRAGIFVAGSDGSFVACDVAGCGGPGFDVVRANNRFDGCKAYFNRTEFRITGSRNQLANCQAQDGFGDGFVLGDGGEPVRGLSLAGCQADSNAGAGFRLDSVEASSLSGLTSFVREGVEPGGPGVVMAGTSRCLVSGTVDGFPTAVEGRNADGTTHLVT
- a CDS encoding fasciclin domain-containing protein codes for the protein MRTKKPLLSLLALLACLSLVAAACGDDGGDDTSAGDTTEQSDDAATTAGDSGSETTAGDDMSGDDMSGDVAEPVGAACSEIPADGDGSSAGMAQDPAATAASNNPLLSTLVAAVTAADLGDALNDTSAEYTIFAPINSAFEALPEGTVESLTTDPEQMDTLTDVLQMHVVEGKMDIDELIAAGEVTALNGATDTIEGEGDTFTINGDATVVCGNVATANATVHLIDTVLMPAS
- a CDS encoding molybdopterin-dependent oxidoreductase — its product is MTSPRPDPAHPRLARLRPSPGTGRAVLAGLLAAASGVAVGELVGGIVTSAGSPVVAVGGEVIDRAPKPMKDFAIDTFGTNDKPALIIGTLVLLLLLGMALGPLARRLPKMAAGIVAAVALLGVLATRRQEAISLVLAVWPSLLGAMAAVGVIAVLCPPALPPRAGVEATAGEAGAAPSTTDTGPILPGPGGGADDPDRAPAVTGVLVAGEPGVRPPDELPPRRRFLIGAGTTVVLAGAAAAAGRRLQGRSSAAADRAALTLPRPADPLAPVTRAVAPNPEGVAPFITPNRDFYRIDTALRIPQLTTDSYRLKVTGMVDDELDITWEELVGRELQEYDITLTCISNQIGDKLVGNARWLGFPLRDLLDEAGVRAGADQIVGRSQDRYTGGFPLEAAYDRDCIVAVGMNGEPLPLSHGYPVRLVTPGIYGYLSAVKWLVEVELTTFDAFDSYWVPRGYAEQAPIRTMSRIDTPRSLKTYPAGTLMIGGVAWAQTRGIEKVELRIDGEEWIEVELSDELNKDTWRQWTHRWDDAPPGGHTLEVRATDGRGETQPEERRAPLPSGATGWHKVRMTIGD
- a CDS encoding aminoglycoside phosphotransferase family protein; translation: MSPGPPDGGPADGPAGVPAGAPPPGLDALAATFGLDPEDAQEIRAASRHVVRFPASRVLTVAGPDGLDGPRREVAMAGLLADAGVPATRCLAGPALIDGWAVTAWREVAPVDPAAEVAPATLGALAARFHRSTSGLDPRGITLCDPVGAALAQVAVAVEVGATGEGELAVLRSQATRLEDVWRDAAEAMGGADAATTGAGADHLRAGAVVHGDLHAGNAIVGRDGPVAIDLELAGWGPRAYDAAPTVAGTRWYGRPPSDRAAFDTAYGAPLTEVARDQGLDEVWALWATAWAVANRHRSPEAEAEAAVRVATLATGAAPRPWRLR
- a CDS encoding DUF885 domain-containing protein, with translation MPDATASTLRALADEYWEALMRVAPSYATFLGDRRFDTEIEDVSVTAESELEARWQDLRARVAELPTDEMGLPDRVTRDLLIETLDDALGHIAHRTVELRYDQMDGVATGLLTAAPQVNAPEPQNALDLVERHRKTDQLLDGAVERFRAGLASGRTPPRIVVTRALNQVDGYLASPLESDPFTTFPGPEGWDGEDAWRADLRAAVQDVVRPAFARYAEVLRTELLPAARPDDSSGLSHLPGGDELYRFLIRSNTGLDLDPGAVHQTGLDELAQVDERTAEVGHRLFGTTDRAEIFERLRSDPALRYDPDRPDEPLDDARRCVAAAEAAMGDWFGRLPVDRCEVKAVPGVLAADAPAAYYFPPAADGSRSGAYFVNTHDAGERNRFDTASVAYHEAIPGHHLQLAIASELSDLPAFQRFSFGHTAFVEGWALYTERLADEMGLYASDLDRIGMLVNDAWRACRLVVDTGMHALGWTRQQAVDLMAAHMPVGVDEITVEVDRYLAIPGQALSYKIGQREILRLRQHATEALGDAFDIKGFHDAVLGSSTVSLPVLGRIVEDWIRSRSAP
- a CDS encoding TetR/AcrR family transcriptional regulator; the protein is MAPRLPAAARRRQLLDVAQAEFADQGYHGVSMDRVAEAAGVTKPVLYQHFRSKRALYRELVDDVADRLASAVLKATADADSPREQVEAGFRVYFRFVSEHRDAFRLLFMADSRRDRDLTDALVRVEDAFAHTVAALIDVEGLSEPDRLLLARGIVGIAEVTSRHALTDTVPDPDPDATAHRVANLAWAGLRGIRGA